Genomic segment of Oceanimonas sp. GK1:
GAAATTTACCCTGGTGCACCATACCTTTCCCGGCCTTATTACCCTGCAGGTCTACCGCCAGCTCACCCTGCTGCCCCATACTGCTTCTCGGCTGGGCTTTACCTGGGCCAACAAGCAGATCATTCAGAAGGTGGACAAGGCCAGGCTCGTGGAGCAGCTGATGCAAAGCCGCCACAGCCCTCCCCCGCTGACGGACGCGCATACCTGGCAGCAATGCGTAGACCGGGAAATCTACGATGTGAAACGGCTGCCCGCTCATGTGGAGCTTAGACTGCGCCGGCCGGTGAAAACCCATCCCATGGTCAACGTGCGCTGGAGCGAGCCACTGACGCCCCGCCAGCAGCAATTCAAGGCCCATTTGCCCTTGCTGCTGTGCCAGGACGAGCTGCCCGCCATCACTCACCTGGGTGATTACCCGCCGGCCAAAGCCCGCAAGCAACGGGCGGCGCGCATTGGTGGCGAGCCGCTGATCCCGCGGCTACATATTTATCCTTTCGAGCCCTGACACTGCCCCGGACGAGGGTGCTATCATGGCGTGATGTTTCTTTTGTAACTTTTGGATGGCGTTATGGCATTGCCCTTCTCCCTGTTGCTGCTGCTGGCAAGCCTGGCCGGTCTCACTCCCCTGGCTATCGACATGTACCTGCCAAGCCTGCCCACCATAGCGCGGGATCTGGGGGTGCCGGTGTCCCAGGCCCAGCTGACCATCAGTGTGTTTCTGGCGGGGTTTGCCCTGGGTCAGCTGTTCTATGGCCCCCTGGCCGACTCGGTGGGACGCAAACCGGTGATGCTGGGCGGGCTGACGCTGTTTACGCTGGCAAGCCTGGGCTGTGCCCTGGCTAACAGCATTGAAACCCTGATGACCTTTCGCCTGTTGCAGGCCATTGGCGGCGCCGCCGGCTCCGTGGTGCTCAACGCCCTGCTGCGGGACATGTTTGAACGAGACATGTTCGCCCGGGTGATGTCGATGGTGATCCTGGTGATGACCCTGGCCCCACTGGTGGCGCCCATCGTCGGCGGCTACCTGCTACTTATCGGTCACTGGCACAGCATCTTCGTGCTGCTGGCCGCCATTGGCACGGCGGTGACGGTGGCGCTAGCCCTGCGCATTCCCGAAACCCTCAAACCCGAGCACCGCCAGCCCTTTCGGTTGTGGCCGGTGCTGCAAAACTACAGCCGGGTGCTGCGTCACCGGGCCGCGCTGGGGTATATCGGCTGTGGCGGCCTGACCACGGCGGCCATGTTTGCCTTTATTTCCGGCTCGCCGCTGGTGTATATCGAGCTTTACGGCGTACCGGCCCAGCATTACGGCCTGCTGTTTGCCATGAACATCGTGCTGATGATGGTACTGACCTTTGCCAACAGCCGGCTGGTCAAGCGCCTGGGCAGCGACCGACTGCTGAAAACCGGCCTGATCCTGGC
This window contains:
- a CDS encoding Bcr/CflA family multidrug efflux MFS transporter, with amino-acid sequence MALPFSLLLLLASLAGLTPLAIDMYLPSLPTIARDLGVPVSQAQLTISVFLAGFALGQLFYGPLADSVGRKPVMLGGLTLFTLASLGCALANSIETLMTFRLLQAIGGAAGSVVLNALLRDMFERDMFARVMSMVILVMTLAPLVAPIVGGYLLLIGHWHSIFVLLAAIGTAVTVALALRIPETLKPEHRQPFRLWPVLQNYSRVLRHRAALGYIGCGGLTTAAMFAFISGSPLVYIELYGVPAQHYGLLFAMNIVLMMVLTFANSRLVKRLGSDRLLKTGLILAALAGVALLFSGLTGAGGLWGLVPAIMVLIAQISLVGANAMAGLLNHFPESAGTASALAGTVRFGLGALATFAVNASDALSALPMALVMCLCVWLALASYWLLVRPALSAAE
- a CDS encoding DNA replication terminus site-binding protein, giving the protein MFTLAAELRHTMSLLESALAALNREILRQAGDLPVATCYCLPEVALGKEHEPVEHIQVQAQLTGRPALDAALSAFGRWHLKADCSAKASFRLPGFILLPGASRALLEQQVAEVNRLKLAFRTLVQQLDDKDKKFTLVHHTFPGLITLQVYRQLTLLPHTASRLGFTWANKQIIQKVDKARLVEQLMQSRHSPPPLTDAHTWQQCVDREIYDVKRLPAHVELRLRRPVKTHPMVNVRWSEPLTPRQQQFKAHLPLLLCQDELPAITHLGDYPPAKARKQRAARIGGEPLIPRLHIYPFEP